From Deltaproteobacteria bacterium HGW-Deltaproteobacteria-6:
TCGATTATTTTGAAAATGCCCGCAAACTGGTCAATCTCCAGGGTCAGGCAATGATGGGAAAAATTATCAACGAGGAAAAATCGCACGTCAAGCAACTGCTGGACTTCAGGCAACATTATAAAACTACCGCTTTGCGTTAAATACCGGCATTTTTTCGTCCGGCCGGAAATTCATCCTCATGGGCGTCATTTACTCTCCGCTTTCCTTTTTCCGGTGCGCCATCCGTGTCCCGGCACCTTTCCGCAAAAAACGGTGCCTGTCTTCGATAAAACTTTTATAAAGGCGGTAATGCTCTGTCTGCTCATAGCGGATGCTTTCAATTTCCTTACCGTCGAATGAATAAATAACCGCGTTCTGACAAGCAAGCAACAGAGGTGAATGCGTCGCGATAATGAACTGTGCGTGGCCGTCCGCCGTCATATCCCTGATGATGTGCAGAAGCTCGATTTGAGACCGGGGCGACAGGGCGGTTTCCGGCTCATCCAGTAAATAAAGCCCTTTGACCGCATAGCGGTTCCGGAAAAAAGACATTAATGACTGACCATGCGACATCGTGGTCAATGATTTGCCGCCAAAATAATCCAGTTGCCCCCGGTCGGCCGCCGCCCATTCATCCAGCAGCTGGGCAAAATGGTGGAATATCTGCGATCCGAAGAAAGAACCGGGAACACGACCGTTTTCCCACTCCACCGCAATAAACTCGGAAAGTTTTTCCTCATAGGGATTATAGTCGGGTTTTAATTTCGCCTGGTCCCGCCAGATGTGAATCCCGCAGGCTTTCGCTAAAGCCGTAAGCAGCGTGGACTTGCCGCTGCCGTTTTCACCGACAAACAGCGTCACCGGCGTTTCGAAATCCATCTTTCTTTTTTGCTGCATCAGAGGCAACGTAAAGGGATACCATTCATACGTTGGATAGGTGCGGCAATGAAGTGTCACATTTTTCAGATGCATGGGAAGGAAAACTCCGTCAATTTTGTTATCTATATAATAACCCCGCTGCTATATCAAGTGTATCCATCGGCCCGCCCCGCCGCTTTTCCTGCAGATCAGCGAATCATCTCCACAAATTGATTGAAAAATTAAAAACTTTACATTACAAATCCATTCATGATCCGTACAATTCAGAAAACGAAAAAATATTTCCCCGATATCCGTTTTTTATTGCTCCTGACGGTTGTCCTGATCTTATCCGCGTGTGCGATGCGCCCTTCCGTCATCGACAGGACAACTTCGTCCGCAAAAGCCGGCCTTTCGGAAAACGTCAGACAGATTCTTCTTGTCACGGATGAGCGTTTTTTGTTTTTTGCGTCCAGAAAAGTTTACGTCCTGGAAAAACAGGATTCCACCTGGCGTCAGGCCATGGAACCCATCGACGCCGTTGTCGGCAGAAACGGCTTTGCGCCGTCAGGCCAGAAACGGGAAGGAGACGGACGAACGCCTTCCGGTCTCTACCGGCTGGGAACAGCTTTCGGATATACGGCATCGGCCGTCACTAAAATGCCCTACCGTCAGGCAATGGCGGACGATGTGTGGGTTGATGATGTCGGCGCACCGGATTACAACCGCTGGGTCAAGCAAAACGAGACCCGGGCTCTCTCCTACGAAAAAATGAAACGCGACGATCATCTGTATCAATACGGAATGGTCATTGAATATAATACCGATCCGGTCATCAAAGGCTACGGCAGCGCGATTTTCCTCCATATCTGGGCCGGTTCAGGATCATCAACGGCGGGCTGCGTCGCCGTGTCCGAAGAGGACATGCTGAAAATCCTGGCCTGGCTTGATCCTGCGGCCGCTCCTGCCATTCTCATCAACCCTGATGCTCAATAACAAGGAGGTTCTTGCCATG
This genomic window contains:
- a CDS encoding AAA family ATPase — its product is MHLKNVTLHCRTYPTYEWYPFTLPLMQQKRKMDFETPVTLFVGENGSGKSTLLTALAKACGIHIWRDQAKLKPDYNPYEEKLSEFIAVEWENGRVPGSFFGSQIFHHFAQLLDEWAAADRGQLDYFGGKSLTTMSHGQSLMSFFRNRYAVKGLYLLDEPETALSPRSQIELLHIIRDMTADGHAQFIIATHSPLLLACQNAVIYSFDGKEIESIRYEQTEHYRLYKSFIEDRHRFLRKGAGTRMAHRKKESGE